The genomic window accctttgatccagcaatactacatctaggtctgtaccccaaagtgaccatgcaaatgggaaaaggacccacatgtacaaaaaaatatttatggaggCTCCTTTTGTAGtgcccaagaattggaaattgaggggatgcccctcaatttgggaatggctgaacaagttgtggtatatgaatggactggaatattattgtgctataagaaatggctgacttcagagaaacctggaaacatctgcatgaactgatgctgagtaaagtgaacagaaccagaacattatacacagttaaCAGTTACAGCatatgatgactaactttgatagacttatctctccttagaaatgcaaggatccaagacaattccaaaagactcatgatggaaaatgttatccacatccggaaaaagaaatatggagtctgaacgcagattaAAGcacattatttgctctctcttttcttttccttttttttgtatttcttctttcttgtgctttttcccattggttctaattcttctttacaacatgactaatgtgaaaatagattcaatatgaatgtatatgtggagtctatatcaaattatacactgtcttggggtggagaaggggagagatggggagaaaatttggaactctaaatcttatgtaagtgaatgttgaaaactaaaaataaataaatttttttgaaaaagaaagttatTATCCCAAATAACAAATTTGAAATGAAACTAATTCAATGGCAGAACATGATATACAAAGTCAAGGCTCTAGGATACTATTCTATACTTTCCATTGGTTTATAGATTTTAGAACTACAAGGGACATAATCTGACCCAGGCCTATGTCTTCAAACTGGTaaagtttattttacaaatatatcaagAAAGGTCCCAAGAGAAGTAATGATTTATCCAAAATCATATAGTAAATTAGTGACAGCCCTAGGACTAGGATGTAGGTCTTGTGTTTCACAGCGTAAAGCTTCTTCCACTGTACCTTGTTTTCTATGGCTTTAAACTGGTCATGACAAAGGCAAGGAACCTGAGGGAGAGGCCTGTCACTCGTTACACagagaaatgacatttttatttccaaCACAATAAAAGATCAGAGTTAATCTATATAGTAGTCGCTCATCATAGCGTCCCCATGGAATGCTTATGGCCAATGACTTATTGTGCAGTCAGCAGGTGCTTGGATTCTTGTGGAATAGCTGGTGGACAATTGTGACTGTATCCTGGATACTTAAGTGTGGTGTGAAGTCCAGGAAGCCAGGTTTCAAGCAGACAGGGCTTTTGAGTACATGTGTGTTTCAATGGCTGAAGCTGCTTAAGCCAAGAGCAACATAGGAGTTCCATGTGTCCTATCCCCCTGCACAGCTGGTGCAGGGTAGTGGTTCAAGGTATTTCCTAGGTCTGCAGGGTCCTCAATAATGTTCTTGACAGGCAGAGAATGAAGAAGCTCCACTATCACCTCCACAAGGTCTCCTAGTGgaatcttcatctgtaaaatgaagagttgttAGTTTGGAGTTCAGTGATAAACACTGTGTACAGCCTCTGATGTTAGACTAGAAGCCAGCTAATCAGAATGTCAATGGAAAACAGAGGTTCAACCTCTGTAAAGCAAGAGAGGATACTTAACATTCACATTTTGTTTTAAATCCTGGAGAAAACTCAGGAGGCACATGGACAGTGTTAAATGGCTTCACTCCATTGTCACATCCACAAGGTCTTCTAGTGgaatcttcatctgtaaaatgaagagttgttAGTTTGGACTTCAATGGTGAACATTGTGTACAGCTCTGATGTTAGACTTAGAAGTCAGCTAATGAGAGTGTCAATGGAAAACAGAGGTTCAGCCTGGTTTGTAAAGCAAGAGAGGATACTtacattcatattttgttttaaatcctGGAGAAAAATCAGGAGGCACATGGACAGTGTTAAATGGCTTCACTCCACTGTCACATCCACAAGGTCTTCTAGTGGaatcttcacctgtaaaatgaagagttgttAGTTTGGAGTTCAATGATGAAGACTGTGTACAGCTCTGATGTTAGACTAGAAGCCAGCTAATGAGAATGTCAGTGGAAAACAGAGGTTCAACCTGGTTTGTAAAGCAAGAGTGGATACTTACGTTCATACTTTGTTTTAAATCCTGGAGAAAACTCAGGAGGCACATGGACAGTGTTAAATGGCTTCACTCCACTGTCACATTCACAAGGTCTTCTAGTGgaatcttcatctgtaaaatgaagagttgttAGTTTGGAGTTCAATGATGAACATTGTGTACAGCTCTGATGTTAGGCGAGAAGCCAGCTAACAAGAATGTCAGTGGAAAACAGGGGTTCAGCCTGGTTTGTAAAGCAAGAGCGGATACTTACgttcatattttgttttaaatcctGGAGAAAACTCAGGAGGCACATGGACAGTGTTAAATGGCTTCACTCCACTGTCACATCCACAAGGTCTTCTAGTGgaatcttcatctgtaaaatgaagagttgttAGTTTGGAGTTCAATGATGAACATTGTGTACAGCTCTGATGTTAGGCTAGAAGCCAGCTAATGAGAATGTCAGTGGAAAACAGGTTCAACCTGGTTTGTAAAGCAAGAGAGGATACTTACACTCATGTTTTGGTTTAAATCCTGGACAAAACTCAGGAGGTACACGGATAGTGTTAAATGGCTTATCTTCCATCAGGCTGTAGTTGAAATAAAAACCACAATATTGGTTCAGAATATGCCCAGAGAGCTTCCCTATCTTACTCATGGCCAATTTAAGATCTTCCTCCTTCTGAATTGTGGTTTTTTTGTACATCTTCTGTGGACACAACTAGAAGCcatttcagtctctccctgtctcttctcCAGCTGAGCTAGGGCTAGAGTCCTACCCCCAGCTTGCTAGATATCCCCCTCTTTTGCCTCTAAGGACAGTTGATTCTGCAATCAATCCCTCTTCTCTTCACAAGGAACAATGAAGTCCCAGTCATACTGCCCAGGAACAAGGGGATATCTTACTACTGTCTGGAGTTATCCTCTAAGATGCTGGGTATTGACTGCAAAGAGTAAAGCATATACACCTCTGTAGCAGATTAGTATATAGACACATGTGGAATATGAGCAAATTACTTTGGATTTCAAATGTTTCCTCCTGTTGTAAACCACGGCTAACTTCTTCAGGTGAGTCTTACCTCTGATATCGTTTAAGTGAACCTTTCTTGTGCAGTTCCGTGATATTTAGGAAATCTTCATAGCTCTGTTTTGCCATCACATGATAACGCACAGCACAGCCAAGTTCTGTCACCCTGGCTCTTGGCACATAACCAGCCCAGCCAGGAATGGGGGGCTCCTGTAAAGGTTTCTTTTTATGATCAGCTTCTGCAAAGGGATTCAAAGGAATACTCATAGTTAGCCAGCACTCAAGCACCCTCTTAACTTGTTCAGGATCCAAAAGTTCAAGTTGATAGTCATGAAGGGCCTAAGCCAGAAGTGCTCCAAAAGGGCTTTTCAATTACAATAAAAATGCTTCAGAAGCTACTCAGaaaaatttttacatatattcaATAGGAGTCATATAGAAGAGCAGGAAATCTGCCATATGAAaatcaactaatcaatcaatcagctgGTATTTATTAGGCAGTTATTATGTGCCAGCAAATGTGCTAGGACTTACTGACAGGAAGAAAACAGTTCATGTTCTCAAGGACTTCACATTTTATCTGAGAGGCAACATTTACAACATTATAGGCAAGATGCATGTAAATAAATAGAAGCAAGTGCCATGATGGAAAAAGCCTTGACTTTGGAGGCTGATACCTGGGCTCCAGTCCTGCTTCTGTCACTTATTtcttgtgtgattttggacaaatcacttcatctctctctaGCTTTCACTTTCAGATGacgtatgtgtgtgtttgggggggacTTACACAGTCTCTAACTCACTTGTCCTTTTTACTTATAGATCCACGATCCTAGAATTATCCAGTACAGACAGCTCTCAGACCCCATATAGGTAAGTTTCCctaagtatatatgtacataggcTTTTCCTAACCCAGAATGTCTAGTCCCCTATCAGTAACGTAAAAATGTCCCATGAATCAGGCTCCTACTTCCTTACCCACCACTCCCAAAATTTATTTAACCCATAACACCCCTGAAATAGAAtagttaaaatattatttcaactCTGTAAAATCACAATGTATAACATCATTATCATGGGAAAACATTATCTGAGAAAAATCATCCCTTCTTCTGTCCTCCTAGCAGCAACAGGGACAATGGCATCTGTGTCAGAAGGCAGTTGCTCCAatgggaaaagataaagaaaagggaagaggatgggAGACCTTTTCAGGTATCAATGCATATTTAATTCTACACATTTATGTAAGAGTGGCCTCTCTCTCTGGGTCTAGTCATTCCTTATGTCCTGCATTGGGAAATAATAGAAGGTAGCTTTCAAGTAGCCTCTTCATGTCCAGCCTGGGTGAAATTGGAAGAcagtcttaaaaaaaagttttacatgtAGATatccatctccatctctctctctctctctctctctctctctctctctctctctctctctctctctctctctctctctccatatacatatacatgcacacatacatatacaactatatatgtatgtacatacatatatacatatattttatatatacatatacattttatattttatgtgtgtgtgtgtatatatatatatgtactacaCACTATATCTACATATTTTACTGAACCTGTGATTCAACGGGAGCTCATGGTAAGCAACTTTATCTACATATTATTGCTCTACAAGCCACTATACCACACTCTCTTCTTACTacagaaatagaacaaaaatgtGAATGAGAATTCACTTTACTTGTACAAGTTCGTTGCTTTCAAATTGAGTAACTCGAAGCAGAAGTTGCTTGTACAAAGCCTTTCTTAAATTTTTAAGTTAGATAAACCAACAGTTACGCTCAATCtggtttcttttcatcttctgaaaACTAATTGTTCCCCCAAAAAGCTATTATGTGTCTGTCATGTTCAAGGCATTTTAACACATCTTGGGAGAGATAGATGAGATAGagctcctgccctcaagcagtttaCAATTTAGAAAGTGAAATAAACCACTAACACAAATAACTACAATATGAAATGAAGTTACAATTCTCTTAATGCTAGTCATGGCATGCTTTTGCCATGGTCGGGCCATATCAGTATAATAAAAGTGATTATACTACCTACTTTAATTTACACATTTGATATGCCAATCAAACTAGAGATTTGACAGAGAAGAATTAAGACAAATTacaatgaaattcatttggaggaaacCAAAAGGCAAGAGTTTATGTGAAAATAAGGGAGGAGGGGATGTGAGTGTGAAAAGATCCCAAATTGTAATATAACACACCAATCCAACAGATAAttgggcaaaggatatgaacaatttttaataaaagaaatgcaaattttcaAGGACCACATAAACAAGTGGTCCAGAAGAAATGCACATTTGGCAACTTACAAATTTTACTAACCAAATTGCCAAAGatggaaaaagacagaaataagctAATGGTGGAGGGATTACAGCCAAACAAGCATATCCATCCAGCATTAATGGAACTATGAATAgatccaattattctggaaatcaattttggattatgaaaaaaatctaccaaactgtttgtatcctttgatcaCATTATTAAgcatatatcccaaagaaataaattaCCCCAAATTCTCATATATACCAAAGTATTCATAGAGCTTTCTTCATAGCAGCAAAAAACTGGAGACAAAGTGAGTGTGTCAATGGGAAAGGTTGAACAAATTATcgtgtatgaatgtaatagaattttattctgctataaaaattataaaaagcacaaaaacatgaagacttgtatgaactgacttGGGGAACGAcagaatgatgaaaatgatacACAGAAAGGCTACAATaatggaaatgaatgctaaaaaaagTCAGAATTTAATCATATGCTTTCAGCTGGAAGAATCATATCAGGCTTCATTCAGGACATAGTATTAGCATTGGGCCTTGAAGAGTGGGAAAGATGTCAATAAACTAATGGAAATATTTTCCATCAATGTTCTGGGACATCTATCCCACTCTCTCTCTATACCCACCTTtgactttatggtttacaaagcactttatttatagtagctctttgaagaggaaaatagagatagtgttctcttcattttgcaaatgggacTCAGAAAAGTGGTTTATCCAAGATtcatatagttagtaaatgtctgatctGGAGACACAAATTTGGTTTTCCCAATCAGATTCTCTTTCTGTGAGACCAGCGGTTCTCAAAGTGTGGCCTGCAAACCGCTGGGGGTCCCTGTGACTCTTTCAGCAGGTCTTTggagtcaaaactattttcataataatactaagatattttaatttctaatacagttaATATTGATAGCAATAAGCTACAAATACATCAGGTGACTCCTCAATAATCTTTAAGAATGTatagttttttaaatatttaagaattttaaaatcatattaaaaacaaaaatattaaacgTCATATTTAATGAAAAGCCTGGGAATTGCAGAACTAGACAATGAAACCTCCCAGTGCTTGGCTATATCTCCTATTTTACCTCTTACAAGGAGTCTACACTTTTACTTcatcaaatgagctaataatgcattaaaaatctttgcaaaccttaaagtgatataaaaaatgtgaaaagttTTTAACATTATTTGTCTCCCTTCAAAAGAATCCACTCTCAAGTCTCATTACTCTGCTTACTCTATCTGAGCCCTTAACTGCTGGAGAATGTGTTTCCATTCCATTTTGCAAGTTTCCAATTTTCTAAGTCCtttaaaagatcagaggtgagATTCTAGGTAACACAGTAATTGCTCAGTCATGccagactcttcgtgaccccattttgggttttcttggcaaagatactggaatggtttgtcacttccttctccagatcatcttacaggtgatgaaactgaggcaaacagggttaagtgactttcctagtctctgaggtcatatttgaactcaggaggatgaggtTATTTCCATTACAAACTTGAAGGTAGACTTTGTGTTTTACTTACCTGGTATAACCTGTAGCAACTAAAAATCTGAAATAGAAGTTGAATAAACATTGGTTGATTTGAAACATCATCACCTGTTGGAATTTAGTAGGGACTATGGGGAATCATCTAATCctacccctttattttacagatgtgtttCTGGGTCCTTATAACttaggcccagagaagttaacgTAAAATGACTGgtacaaggtcacatagcaagttagTGATAAAACTGGCCCTAGAACCCAGCTCTCCTAACTCTTGATCTAAATGCCTTCTCTTTCCCATTAAATCCCACTGCCAGAGACCTCTCTCAGTTGAAATGCATTGTCCTCCCGGTTTAAAAAACCTAGCTTTTCACACTTTATATTGACAAGTACATTTTCTGCTTTTATTCAGGAAGGTTTTCATTTAGAGAAAAGAAGGGActaaacatttttatagcacctactatgtgccaagtacttttacaaacatctcatttgatcctcacaacaaccttccaAGACAGGTTCTATTACGATCCTCATTTTACGGTTAAgcaaactgaggtagacagaagttaaatgattgtccaaggtcacacagctagtaagtgcctgagactggattttaactcgTCTTCCAGACTCCAGCACCAGTTgctttatccacttcaccacctagcatCTGTTTACTCAGAAGTCCTTCATTTCCTCATGAACCTCCATTAACTCACTGCTCTAGTGGTTTCTTGCTGCCGATTCTGTTTCTAGGACTAAGTGATAGCAAAGTTCGTTGAAAAACTGAGTACCTATGTGAGTTGGGTGATTGCGGAGGTAGTAATCATGTATCATCCTTAAAACCGTTTCCTTGGAAGAGATTTCTTTTAGTTTGTCAGCAGTGGCCACGTGGTATCTCAATGCCTCCAACTGATTTTTGTATTTCTGAGTCGTGTCTCTGAATTTTTTGATACAGTAACTGGTGTCCCTGTTGTAGGAAGAACCCACTCTGTTGAGCCGGAGAGGGATATAACCTGCGGAAACCAAATAAATGTAATTCAGCATTTAACTTAAAAGGAGTGGACAGAAGGTCACCAATAACTCTACTTCATTCCCAACAACATCTGGAATTTTTCACATGGTCAAAAGAACTGTTAGATTTTGCACTATAAATGTTAACACCCAGCAATGTGTTTTCAGCAGCTATATACCCTCCCCCAAGGgctagggaaaaaaatgaccttggaggaagggtgggaggggaagTCCCCTTCTGACAAAGATGATGACAGTGATATTCTTTTAGAGTCCATCTCCTGATGTCAACCTTAACAGCAAATGGGGGAACATTTAATGTGACAAAATAATCATTCTGAGCAGTCACTGAAATTATTCATGTTTTTAGAGagaatgcttattttcttttgacACTTCCAAAACACAATGTTGGATCTTTCTTTTTGGCCTGTTTGGAAATTGCAGTCTTTTTAAAGCTAAGACCAAAtacataaaaaaggtaaatgggTTATATGTGAGAAACACCCCCTGACCAattttttgccatttccctcaAAATAACATGTAATCATTAAAATTAGCGTGGGTAAAACAGAATTATTTATTGAGGCTTGATGAATTCTAAACACTATAATATTGTCAcagtaaaacaatatttttataaaacGGT from Notamacropus eugenii isolate mMacEug1 chromosome 1, mMacEug1.pri_v2, whole genome shotgun sequence includes these protein-coding regions:
- the SPMIP5 gene encoding sperm-associated microtubule inner protein 5 isoform X3; the protein is MEPFQENMDQSPVFMRKLPITPGYGGYIPLRLNRVGSSYNRDTSYCIKKFRDTTQKYKNQLEALRYHVATADKLKEISSKETVLRMIHDYYLRNHPTHIEADHKKKPLQEPPIPGWAGYVPRARVTELGCAVRYHVMAKQSYEDFLNITELHKKGSLKRYQSLMEDKPFNTIRVPPEFCPGFKPKHEYEDSTRRPCGCDSGVKPFNTVHVPPEFSPGFKTKYEHEDSTRRPCECDSGVKPFNTVHVPPEFSPGFKTKYEHEDSTRRPCGCDNGVKPFNTVHVPPEFSPGFKTKCEYEDSTRRPCGGDSGASSFSACQEHY
- the SPMIP5 gene encoding sperm-associated microtubule inner protein 5 isoform X2, encoding MEPFQENMDQSPVFMRKLPITPGYGGYIPLRLNRVGSSYNRDTSYCIKKFRDTTQKYKNQLEALRYHVATADKLKEISSKETVLRMIHDYYLRNHPTHIEADHKKKPLQEPPIPGWAGYVPRARVTELGCAVRYHVMAKQSYEDFLNITELHKKGSLKRYQSLMEDKPFNTIRVPPEFCPGFKPKHEYEDSTRRPCGCDSGVKPFNTVHVPPEFSPGFKTKYEHEDSTRRPCECDSGVKPFNTVHVPPEFSPGFKTKYEREDSTRRPCGCDSGVKPFNTVHVPPDFSPGFKTKYEYEDSTRRPCGCDNGVKPFNTVHVPPEFSPGFKTKYEDSTRRPCGGDSGASSFSACQEHY
- the SPMIP5 gene encoding sperm-associated microtubule inner protein 5 isoform X1, whose translation is MEPFQENMDQSPVFMRKLPITPGYGGYIPLRLNRVGSSYNRDTSYCIKKFRDTTQKYKNQLEALRYHVATADKLKEISSKETVLRMIHDYYLRNHPTHIEADHKKKPLQEPPIPGWAGYVPRARVTELGCAVRYHVMAKQSYEDFLNITELHKKGSLKRYQSLMEDKPFNTIRVPPEFCPGFKPKHEYEDSTRRPCGCDSGVKPFNTVHVPPEFSPGFKTKYEHEDSTRRPCECDSGVKPFNTVHVPPEFSPGFKTKYEREDSTRRPCGCDSGVKPFNTVHVPPDFSPGFKTKYEYEDSTRRPCGCDNGVKPFNTVHVPPEFSPGFKTKCEYEDSTRRPCGGDSGASSFSACQEHY
- the SPMIP5 gene encoding sperm-associated microtubule inner protein 5 isoform X4; translation: MEPFQENMDQSPVFMRKLPITPGYGGYIPLRLNRVGSSYNRDTSYCIKKFRDTTQKYKNQLEALRYHVATADKLKEISSKETVLRMIHDYYLRNHPTHIEADHKKKPLQEPPIPGWAGYVPRARVTELGCAVRYHVMAKQSYEDFLNITELHKKGSLKRYQSLMEDKPFNTIRVPPEFCPGFKPKHEYEDSTRRPCECDSGVKPFNTVHVPPEFSPGFKTKYEREDSTRRPCGCDSGVKPFNTVHVPPDFSPGFKTKYEYEDSTRRPCGCDNGVKPFNTVHVPPEFSPGFKTKCEYEDSTRRPCGGDSGASSFSACQEHY
- the SPMIP5 gene encoding sperm-associated microtubule inner protein 5 isoform X5, which codes for MEPFQENMDQSPVFMRKLPITPGYGGYIPLRLNRVGSSYNRDTSYCIKKFRDTTQKYKNQLEALRYHVATADKLKEISSKETVLRMIHDYYLRNHPTHIEADHKKKPLQEPPIPGWAGYVPRARVTELGCAVRYHVMAKQSYEDFLNITELHKKGSLKRYQSLMEDKPFNTIRVPPEFCPGFKPKHEYEDSTRRPCECDSGVKPFNTVHVPPEFSPGFKTKYEHEDSTRRPCGCDNGVKPFNTVHVPPEFSPGFKTKCEYEDSTRRPCGGDSGASSFSACQEHY